A window of Macrotis lagotis isolate mMagLag1 chromosome X, bilby.v1.9.chrom.fasta, whole genome shotgun sequence contains these coding sequences:
- the LOC141498193 gene encoding CCR4-NOT transcription complex subunit 7-like, producing the protein MRSCCRLASETPPPLSRTPPLLTMPDAHAEQSPRIREVWACNLDEEIKKMRPVIQKYNYVAMDTEFPGVVARPIGEFRSYADYQYQLLRCNVDWLKIIQLGLTFMNEQGECPPGTSTWQFNFKFNLKEDMYAQDSIELLTTSGIQFKKHEEDGIDAQYFAELLMTSGVVLCEGVKWLSFHSGYDFGYFIKILTNAPLPEEAHDFFEILRLFFPIIYDIKYLMKSCRSLRGGLQEVATQLELERIGSQHQAGSDSLLTGMAFFKMREMFFEDHIDDAKYSGYLYGLGSGASHIYSSGRRRAQNDAPSGTQNTFQNTYQNTFQNNYPGSYQNCFQSSYPNSFQNGFQNSYQNSFQSTIPDVQNVQYIQYIQYGREPVWRDQQAFMSMQEMPLFEVEDQQFYTYGD; encoded by the exons ATGAGAAGCTGCTGCCGGCTGGCGTCCGAAACGCCTCCGCCGTTGTCGCGCACCCCGCCTCTGCTCACCATGCCAGATGCCCATGCCGAGCAGAGCCCGCGGATTCGGGAAGTTTGGGCTTGCAACCTGGATGAGGAGATCAAGAAGATGCGCCCCGTTATCCAGAAGTATAACTACGTGGCTATGGACACGGAGTTTCCAGGTGTGGTGGCCAGACCCATTGGAGAATTCCGAAGTTACGCTGACTACCAGTACCAGCTCCTGCGGTGCAATGTCGACTGGCTGAAGATAATCCAGCTGGGACTGACGTTTATGAATGAGCAAGGAGAGTGCCCTCCAGGAACCTCCACGTGGCAgttcaatttcaaattcaatttgaaGGAGGACATGTACGCCCAGGACTCCATAGAGCTCCTGACCACCTCCGGGATCCAGTTCAAGAAGCACGAGGAAGATGGCATAGACGCCCAGTATTTTGCAGAGCTCCTGATGACATCGGGAGTGGTGCTGTGTGAAGGGGTCAAGTGGCTATCCTTTCACAGTGGTTATGATTTTGGCTACTTCATCAAGATTCTCACCAATGCTCCATTGCCTGAAGAAGCCCACGACTTCTTCGAAATCCTCCGCTTGTTCTTTCCGATCATCTATGATATCAAGTACCTCATGAAGAGCTGCAGAAGCCTCAGGGGTGGACTGCAGGaagtggccacacagctggaGCTCGAGCGCATAGGCTCCCAGCACCAGGCTGGGTCCGATTCCCTCCTCACGGGTATGGCCTTTTTCAAAATGAGAGAAATGTTCTTTGAAGACCACATCGACGATGCCAAGTATTCGGGTTACTTGTATGGCCTTGGCTCGGGGGCATCTCATATCTACAGCAGTGGCCGAAGAAGAGCCCAGAACGACGCCCCTAGTGGCACACAAAACACCTTCCAGAATACCTACCAAAACACCTTCCAGAACAACTACCCAGGCAGCTACCAGAACTGCTTCCAGAGCAGCTACCCGAACAGTTTCCAGAATGGTTTCCAGAACAGTTACCAAAACAGCTTCCAGAGTACCATCCCTGATGTCCAGAATGTCCAATATATCCAGTACATCCAATATGGAAGAGAACCAGTATGGAGAGACCAGCAAGCCTTCATGAG CATGCAAGAGATGCCACTCTTTGAGGTTGAGGACCAGCAGTTCTACACCTACGGAGACTGA